The proteins below are encoded in one region of Nitrospira sp.:
- a CDS encoding nucleotidyltransferase → MLQAIDSSVRKSQLVGILETVCQELELSDTQYKTAESRYKAVGDWLFSSENALFHGAEIYPQGSFAIRTTVKPMGSEEHDLDLVCHVPKFSPTAQPSELKRLIGDRLRDNATYSSMLEEKSRCWRITYANEFHLDITPSTYNPACARGGELVPDKKVNRWKPSNPRGYRSWFEDRAKLQPRLLLHESHLVEALRQVEDLPTPTRFKGFLPRIVQLCKRHRDVWFSTKDSSLAPISIILTTLLAKSYAFCIEKVPCENEFDLFIEVFRHAEKFIDIQLRNGLWQYCIWNDTTLHENFAEKWNHDVRLADNFFSWHKQALADFANLPSVSGLDEIRQSLSPVFGETVISKAMSSLTSSINSHRSKGTLAVGTGLGLTNIRPNTVPIRSNTFYGR, encoded by the coding sequence ATGTTGCAAGCCATTGATTCGAGCGTCCGTAAGTCACAGCTGGTAGGAATTCTCGAAACCGTCTGCCAGGAACTGGAGCTTAGCGATACGCAATACAAGACCGCCGAGTCCAGGTACAAGGCCGTAGGTGATTGGCTGTTTTCATCAGAGAACGCATTGTTCCATGGAGCCGAGATCTATCCTCAGGGCTCCTTCGCCATACGTACCACAGTAAAGCCCATGGGCAGTGAAGAGCACGACTTGGATCTTGTGTGCCACGTGCCAAAATTCTCTCCTACCGCGCAACCGTCAGAGTTGAAGCGCCTGATCGGAGATCGACTGCGTGACAATGCGACATATAGCAGCATGCTTGAGGAGAAGTCTCGCTGCTGGAGAATCACCTATGCCAATGAATTCCATCTCGACATTACGCCTTCTACCTACAATCCAGCCTGCGCCAGGGGCGGCGAACTGGTCCCAGACAAGAAAGTGAATAGGTGGAAACCCTCGAACCCGAGGGGGTATCGATCTTGGTTTGAAGATCGGGCCAAACTACAGCCTCGCCTCCTGTTGCATGAATCCCATCTGGTCGAGGCCTTGCGGCAAGTTGAGGATCTACCCACGCCGACTAGATTCAAAGGATTTCTTCCCAGGATCGTTCAGCTATGCAAGAGGCATCGTGACGTTTGGTTCAGCACCAAAGATTCGTCGCTCGCACCGATTTCAATCATCCTGACGACGCTGCTCGCAAAGAGCTATGCCTTTTGCATAGAGAAAGTCCCCTGTGAGAACGAGTTTGATTTGTTCATTGAAGTCTTCCGTCATGCTGAGAAATTCATCGACATACAATTACGGAATGGCCTTTGGCAGTACTGCATCTGGAATGACACCACCTTGCATGAGAACTTTGCAGAAAAATGGAATCACGACGTTCGCCTAGCTGATAACTTCTTCTCCTGGCATAAGCAGGCTCTGGCCGACTTTGCAAACCTTCCTTCTGTTTCAGGGCTTGATGAGATCAGACAGTCCTTATCCCCTGTATTCGGCGAAACCGTGATATCGAAGGCCATGTCGTCCCTCACAAGCTCCATCAACTCGCATCGCTCGAAGGGGACTCTTGCGGTCGGAACCGGCCTCGGCCTTACCAATATAAGACCGAATACGGTGCCTATCCGATCAAACACATTTTACGGGCGTTGA
- the pssA gene encoding CDP-diacylglycerol--serine O-phosphatidyltransferase produces the protein MGSAVAATPPRHFSMIREFHLADVLTLANAACGLAAVFFSMLYMSSHAPNHFFAAVTLTPAALLFDWLDGRVARWRHEQSALGRELDSLADIISFGVTPAVLGFAAGLRAGWDWLALLYFICCGVSRLARYNVTAQRLSEGSDKVAYFEGTPIPTTVVLTGALAVAAWQGRLGEQLYGGMWTVGPWDIHALSLLYVLSGSLMISKTLHIPKL, from the coding sequence ATGGGTTCTGCCGTGGCCGCCACACCTCCGCGACACTTTTCAATGATCCGCGAGTTTCACCTGGCCGACGTGTTGACGTTGGCCAATGCTGCCTGTGGACTTGCCGCCGTGTTCTTCAGCATGCTGTACATGAGCAGCCACGCGCCGAATCATTTTTTCGCCGCTGTGACCCTGACCCCGGCCGCGCTGCTCTTCGACTGGCTCGATGGACGGGTTGCCCGCTGGCGCCACGAACAATCGGCACTCGGCCGAGAATTGGACTCGCTGGCGGATATTATTTCCTTCGGAGTGACGCCGGCCGTGCTCGGATTCGCCGCCGGTCTGCGGGCTGGCTGGGATTGGCTGGCGCTACTCTATTTCATCTGCTGCGGAGTGAGCCGCCTGGCCCGGTACAACGTGACCGCCCAGCGACTCTCGGAGGGCAGCGACAAGGTGGCCTATTTCGAAGGCACCCCCATTCCCACGACGGTGGTGCTGACCGGCGCGCTCGCCGTCGCCGCATGGCAGGGGCGGCTCGGAGAACAATTGTACGGCGGAATGTGGACTGTCGGTCCTTGGGATATACACGCTCTGTCGTTACTCTACGTGCTCTCCGGCAGCCTCATGATCAGCAAAACGCTCCACATCCCTAAACTGTAG
- a CDS encoding beta-galactosidase, with protein sequence MSYVRALGIQLLVLTLTALSVSCVTADSSATRTDTSESYAKTVHPVETDDLLFNPGMGMADFHFGFGHPPNVPEEYPPSTVAYFRWTWADLEPEDGRYAFDFVDGIIAQAKEKGETLAFRIVTEYEKGTPAWLLDKGIESFKETDGTFPDYNNPTFLDYHDRLIKAFGTRYNGSPDIDHIDIGSVGCWGEWNTACCLKEQVPQCQALFPTKENQRRITEAYFAAFPDTPLVSLHGGLLRYGSEKGAGWRGDCFGDYGYFTPTWNHMEDAYEPVLKDPVIADAWKHGPVQFEVCGVVQDWYDKGFDLDRILQKGLDWHVSVLNAKSSPIPQEWRAQFDAFLKKVGYRIVLREIAHPARLNAGDTLVLRSRWDNVGVAPIYHPWPLAYRLRSAAGQVVAQWTSQSDLKRWLPGVRQSVEDRVVLPKTLASGSYMLEVAILDQAAFKPYVRLAIEGRQLDGWFTVSRIDILP encoded by the coding sequence ATGTCCTATGTCCGAGCGCTTGGAATACAACTTCTCGTTCTCACCCTCACCGCACTGTCAGTCTCCTGCGTCACGGCCGACTCTAGCGCGACCAGGACCGACACGTCTGAGTCATACGCAAAGACTGTGCACCCAGTCGAAACCGACGACCTTCTCTTCAACCCCGGCATGGGCATGGCCGATTTTCATTTTGGATTCGGTCATCCCCCGAACGTGCCTGAGGAATACCCGCCATCGACCGTGGCCTATTTTCGATGGACGTGGGCCGATCTCGAACCCGAGGACGGCCGCTATGCATTTGATTTTGTGGACGGCATCATTGCTCAGGCCAAGGAGAAGGGCGAGACCCTCGCCTTTCGTATCGTGACGGAATATGAAAAGGGGACACCGGCCTGGCTGCTCGATAAGGGCATCGAGTCATTCAAAGAGACGGACGGGACGTTCCCCGATTATAACAATCCCACGTTCCTCGACTATCACGATCGTCTCATCAAGGCGTTTGGCACCCGCTACAACGGCTCGCCGGATATCGATCACATCGACATCGGGTCGGTCGGCTGTTGGGGGGAATGGAACACGGCGTGCTGTCTAAAGGAACAAGTGCCTCAATGCCAGGCGCTCTTCCCGACGAAAGAAAACCAGCGCCGGATTACGGAAGCCTACTTCGCGGCCTTTCCCGACACCCCGTTGGTCTCTCTGCACGGGGGCCTGTTGCGGTATGGATCGGAGAAGGGGGCGGGATGGCGTGGAGACTGTTTTGGTGACTACGGCTACTTCACTCCAACGTGGAATCACATGGAGGACGCCTACGAACCTGTCCTCAAGGATCCCGTGATCGCTGACGCCTGGAAGCACGGCCCCGTTCAATTCGAAGTATGCGGAGTCGTTCAGGACTGGTACGACAAAGGCTTCGATCTCGATCGAATTCTTCAAAAGGGGTTGGACTGGCATGTCTCGGTCTTGAACGCGAAGTCGTCGCCCATTCCCCAGGAGTGGCGTGCGCAGTTCGATGCGTTTCTCAAGAAGGTTGGCTATCGGATAGTCCTTCGCGAGATCGCGCATCCAGCCCGCCTGAACGCTGGAGACACACTTGTGCTTCGTTCGCGGTGGGACAATGTCGGAGTGGCGCCGATCTATCACCCCTGGCCTTTGGCCTATCGCCTGCGATCCGCTGCCGGTCAGGTCGTGGCGCAGTGGACAAGTCAATCTGACCTGAAGCGTTGGCTTCCGGGAGTCCGGCAATCCGTCGAAGATCGCGTGGTGTTGCCGAAGACACTGGCGTCGGGCAGTTACATGCTGGAGGTCGCGATCCTCGATCAGGCTGCTTTCAAACCTTACGTACGACTGGCCATTGAAGGTCGGCAATTGGATGGATGGTTTACGGTCTCGCGTATCGATATTCTCCCGTGA
- a CDS encoding epimerase: MRIVVTGGTGFIGKALCRYLLSEGHRVTVLTRNLAQAWRMFGAGPELLQWDGAHAGDWEHTLEDADAVVNLAGASIADAWWTPARKRLLIESRVAATRALVEGLSRRARRRVVLVNASGIGYYGASEGGRFDETAPRGGGFLADLSAAWESEASRAESFGVRVVRLRLGMVLERDGGALPRMLLPFRLGVGGPISPGTQWVSWIHRDDLIRLIGHTATNESIAGAVNAVAPEVVTMKEFCRTLGHVMHRPSWLSVPEFALKLGLGELGSLLTTGQYVIPAKALASGFSFSYADLESALQAILRPHQAAHRTRSAPSRSSVSDRGRCS; the protein is encoded by the coding sequence ATGAGGATCGTCGTCACGGGCGGAACAGGATTCATCGGCAAGGCGTTGTGCCGGTATCTATTGTCTGAGGGCCACCGGGTCACAGTGCTGACTCGGAATCTGGCCCAGGCCTGGCGGATGTTCGGGGCCGGCCCCGAGTTACTCCAGTGGGACGGGGCCCATGCCGGCGACTGGGAACACACGCTCGAAGATGCCGACGCTGTGGTCAACTTGGCCGGAGCCTCGATCGCCGACGCCTGGTGGACGCCTGCGCGCAAGCGCCTTCTCATCGAGAGTCGAGTGGCTGCGACCAGAGCTCTGGTGGAGGGTCTCTCCCGACGTGCGCGTCGTCGCGTCGTCCTCGTGAACGCCTCGGGCATCGGATACTACGGAGCCAGCGAGGGTGGGCGGTTCGATGAGACGGCCCCACGCGGCGGAGGCTTTCTGGCCGATCTTTCGGCCGCCTGGGAGAGTGAAGCGAGCCGTGCCGAGTCGTTCGGGGTTCGCGTGGTCCGTCTCCGCCTCGGCATGGTGCTCGAACGTGATGGAGGAGCCTTGCCCCGAATGCTGCTTCCCTTTCGCTTGGGGGTCGGCGGCCCGATTTCACCTGGAACACAATGGGTCTCCTGGATTCACCGGGATGATCTCATCCGTCTGATTGGGCATACGGCAACCAATGAGTCGATCGCCGGGGCCGTCAATGCGGTGGCGCCGGAGGTGGTCACCATGAAAGAGTTTTGCCGGACGCTAGGTCATGTCATGCACCGGCCGTCTTGGCTGTCTGTTCCCGAGTTTGCGCTCAAGCTCGGGCTGGGCGAACTCGGCTCGCTCCTGACCACAGGCCAGTACGTGATCCCGGCCAAGGCTCTGGCCTCGGGTTTTTCGTTCTCCTACGCCGATCTGGAGTCCGCACTCCAAGCCATTCTGCGACCACACCAAGCAGCTCACCGCACGCGGTCAGCGCCCTCTCGTTCCTCTGTGTCGGATAGAGGGAGGTGCTCATGA
- a CDS encoding 2-Cys peroxiredoxin — MSRLRIPLIAICVIITMLMPAWSPAGAVRPQEGSEATLRVGDRLPDASLSAMKGRTVTLDELLGHVKLISIVPQLNTPVCDEQTHRFSDRAGELGRQVKIVTISTNTSDDQHTFAARAGISNIRFLSDVPGYVFGRESGLLLPQLGILHRAVVVADADNVIRYLELVPMGSLPNFDAALTAAKRLASEGGR, encoded by the coding sequence ATGAGTCGACTCCGGATTCCACTCATCGCCATTTGTGTGATCATCACGATGTTGATGCCGGCCTGGTCGCCGGCCGGTGCGGTGCGCCCGCAGGAAGGTAGTGAAGCGACACTGCGCGTCGGGGACCGATTGCCAGACGCTTCATTGAGCGCGATGAAGGGTCGCACCGTGACGCTGGACGAGCTGCTCGGGCACGTCAAATTGATCAGTATCGTGCCGCAACTGAACACCCCGGTGTGCGACGAGCAGACGCATCGTTTCAGCGACCGTGCCGGCGAGCTTGGCCGCCAGGTGAAGATCGTTACCATCAGCACCAATACGAGCGACGATCAACACACGTTCGCCGCGCGGGCCGGCATTTCCAATATTCGATTTCTGTCTGATGTGCCGGGCTATGTATTCGGACGTGAGTCCGGACTCCTCCTCCCACAGCTTGGAATTCTGCATCGAGCCGTCGTCGTGGCCGATGCCGACAACGTCATACGGTATCTCGAATTGGTGCCCATGGGATCGTTGCCGAACTTTGACGCCGCCCTTACTGCCGCAAAGCGCCTCGCAAGTGAGGGCGGACGATGA
- a CDS encoding deoxyribodipyrimidine photo-lyase, with protein MIQRALCWFRRDLRVRDNPALMASRLESREVVPVFIFDRPLLASNCFGPACVSFMLESLHELRETLAQQGLSLHWCIGDPCEEVPRLARDLYVEAVYWNRDYEPSAVRRDQTVDKALQKSGIVVKTFSDHLIFEPHELRNLSGQPFQRFGAFRRAWWKRWQASAALSRSGLTQPRSERSRVDLSELSASPPLPVSTELGYESVELVIRGGEQVGRARLQRFSSGALQTYGQGRNRPDQDATSVLSPHFRFGTVNTRTAVRMALNRLARGGYAARADVHAWIDELIWREFFYHVLAGYPRVLDGPFRPSAAVAASRPASATSTNLFHAWCDGRTGYPLVDAGMRQLNSTGWMHNRVRMVVASFLVKDLRLDWRWGERYFMSRLLDADMAVNNGNWQWCASTGTDAMPGYRIFNPTVQSKKFDPDGAYIRRYVPELADVPTKYIHQPSAMSVDWQDRARCRVGSDYPHPIVEHERARQEYLDLVEARGKAGHAD; from the coding sequence ATGATTCAGCGTGCGCTCTGTTGGTTCCGGCGCGATTTGCGAGTTCGGGACAATCCGGCCTTGATGGCGTCGCGACTGGAATCGCGGGAGGTGGTCCCTGTTTTTATCTTCGACCGACCGCTTCTCGCATCGAACTGCTTCGGGCCTGCCTGTGTTTCGTTCATGTTGGAGTCGCTACACGAGTTGCGCGAGACGTTGGCTCAACAGGGACTGTCGCTTCACTGGTGCATCGGCGATCCGTGCGAGGAAGTTCCGCGGCTGGCACGAGACCTCTACGTCGAGGCCGTGTATTGGAACCGCGATTACGAACCCAGCGCCGTCCGCCGGGACCAGACGGTGGACAAGGCCCTGCAGAAATCGGGAATTGTCGTCAAGACCTTCTCCGATCACCTGATCTTCGAACCTCATGAATTGCGAAACCTCAGCGGCCAGCCGTTCCAACGATTCGGCGCCTTCCGCCGAGCATGGTGGAAACGGTGGCAAGCCAGTGCGGCACTCTCTCGATCGGGCCTAACCCAACCTCGTTCGGAGCGTAGCAGAGTCGATTTGTCCGAGTTGAGCGCCTCTCCCCCCCTCCCTGTGAGTACGGAACTCGGGTATGAGTCCGTCGAGCTTGTCATCCGAGGAGGCGAGCAGGTGGGACGCGCACGGTTGCAGAGATTCTCTTCGGGAGCACTGCAGACGTACGGTCAAGGGCGCAATCGGCCGGATCAGGACGCCACGTCAGTGTTATCGCCCCATTTCCGATTCGGTACGGTGAACACCCGGACCGCCGTTCGAATGGCCCTCAACCGGTTGGCTCGCGGGGGCTACGCCGCCCGAGCCGACGTGCATGCGTGGATCGATGAGCTGATCTGGCGCGAATTCTTTTATCATGTCCTGGCCGGATATCCTCGCGTACTGGACGGGCCCTTCAGGCCATCCGCCGCTGTGGCCGCATCCCGTCCCGCGAGCGCGACCTCCACCAACCTCTTCCACGCGTGGTGCGACGGGAGAACCGGCTATCCCCTGGTCGATGCCGGCATGCGGCAGCTCAATTCCACTGGGTGGATGCACAACCGCGTCCGGATGGTCGTGGCGTCCTTTCTCGTGAAGGACTTGCGTCTTGACTGGCGTTGGGGCGAGAGGTACTTCATGAGCCGTTTGTTGGATGCCGATATGGCTGTGAACAATGGCAATTGGCAATGGTGTGCCTCTACGGGAACCGATGCGATGCCCGGCTATCGAATCTTCAATCCAACCGTCCAAAGCAAGAAGTTCGATCCCGACGGGGCGTACATTCGGCGCTATGTCCCGGAACTTGCGGACGTCCCAACCAAGTACATTCATCAGCCGTCGGCGATGAGCGTTGACTGGCAGGACCGCGCCCGTTGTCGTGTCGGCTCCGATTACCCTCATCCGATTGTCGAACACGAACGGGCCAGGCAAGAATACCTCGACCTGGTCGAGGCGCGCGGGAAGGCAGGGCATGCAGACTGA
- a CDS encoding orotate phosphoribosyltransferase: MTDPAWKASLVKAFFDTQSFRYDPGKGFRLASGLTSPFYVDCRVLMAHPGARRLVAQAAWERLQGRPFDCIGGLEIGAISIATTISDYAFAADSTKVWRTFVVRKQAKDHGTGKLIEGEVRAGERAVIVDDVLTSGGSLLKAVAAARDAGLEVIDALVIVDRKEQDGRARVEAAGLTVTSLLAIDDLVARTAVSHQR, encoded by the coding sequence ATGACAGATCCAGCCTGGAAAGCGTCTCTCGTCAAAGCGTTCTTCGACACTCAGTCGTTTCGTTACGATCCAGGCAAAGGGTTCAGACTCGCCTCCGGCCTGACAAGTCCGTTCTACGTGGATTGCCGGGTGCTAATGGCACATCCCGGTGCCCGACGCTTGGTCGCGCAGGCCGCGTGGGAGCGGCTGCAGGGGCGCCCGTTCGACTGTATCGGTGGGTTGGAAATCGGCGCGATTTCCATCGCAACGACGATTTCGGACTACGCGTTTGCCGCCGACTCAACGAAGGTCTGGCGCACCTTTGTCGTGCGCAAACAAGCCAAGGATCATGGGACGGGCAAGCTGATCGAAGGCGAAGTACGAGCTGGAGAACGCGCGGTCATCGTCGACGACGTGCTAACCAGCGGGGGCTCTCTGCTGAAAGCCGTGGCCGCAGCTCGTGACGCCGGACTCGAGGTGATCGATGCGCTCGTCATTGTCGATCGGAAGGAACAAGACGGGAGGGCGCGCGTCGAGGCGGCGGGACTGACCGTGACCAGTCTGCTGGCTATCGACGATCTGGTGGCTAGGACGGCTGTGTCTCATCAACGGTAA